The Paraburkholderia agricolaris genome includes the window AAAAGTAGCGTTATGCCACCCGCCACCCTTCCAGCTTCTGTGCGGAAAAATTCGAACTCCTCCACCGAGCAACGAGCTTGAACGAGCCTGATTGCGTCTTCAACAGACCGAAATGCATCACGCAAGGTCTTGTCGATATCCTTCGCAGTTTCTTTATCCATAGTGTTTTCCTAACAGCCGTTATCGGCCAGGCATTGAGTGATGCAAAGATGATAGTTCCTGCCGTCATTCATTGCGGGGGTCGGAAGATATTGCATCGTGCATTTGTCAATACACTTTTCACGCACGTCTCGACAGCGCTTTGACGCAGGCCGACCATAACTGCATTTGACGAAGCCCGAATCAGGGTCACCGCCGTCTGAGAACAGCTGAGCATATAGCACCGCACGTTTCGATTGCGCGTTCTGCTCCGGTATCAGGATAGGGAACGGAACCTGTTCTTGCGCCGCTATTTGCAGTTCCGGTACATCGCCTCGAACGGGTTGACCCGTCGGGGTGACAGTGAAGTCGCGATAGAAAAGTTTCCAGGCGAACTTCGCCCGCGTGAAAACGTAACATTCAGGGCATACCGGGTTGATTGCCGTCGTGCTGCTTGCCTTCAGCGCACTGCGCGCACCTGATAGTTTTGCAGGCGGCCCAACCGGCTCAACGCCACCCTCGTAGTTGCTAATCCACTGATCTATCTCATCGTTGGAAATAGTTTGTGCGGCTTCGTTGTTTTTCGCAACCGTCCCGGTGCGGCTCGATACACGTCCGTCAGGCGTGTAGGTGTAGTCCACTGTCAGGATACGTTTTACCCCGGCCGTCAGAGGGATTGTGTCCTCCTTGTACACGAACCGGATAACGCGCCCACGTTTGTCGTATGTGAAGCGTCCTTCCCGGTAGTTGCCGCTAACGACGGTTAGTCGGTTAGACGCATCGCGTTCAATTTCGCTGATGAGGAAGTGGGAAATATGCTCCTGGGCACTCATCAGATTGCCCGTTTCGTCTGGAAAGTACCACCAGTATTCTGTTTTTATCCCATTGAGGTAAACCGTCGCTTCCGACATGCGATTATTCGCGTCGTAGATCGCACCAATCGTCAGCTTGGTTCCCGTGCTGATCGCGTCGAAACCATTTTCTCCGGTCGAGTCGGTCGTGTCGAACTCGCTGTATCCCGTAACGTTCCCACTCTGGTCATACACGAACGCCCGCATTTTTCCAGGCGATGCCACTAGCAATGGCCGCAAGCTCGTAGCATCCGCATATCTCACGTTCGTTATGACGGTCCCGTTAGCACTGGTTACAGCCGCGCGCACCGGCCGACCCGTCGCATCGTATGAATAGGCAGCGGTTCCGTCAGGTGCTGTTTTTTGTAGCAGGTTGCCGTTCGCGTCCAAACTTCGGCTCTCGTTGCCGTCGGCAGCAGTGCTACCTGTCAACCGCAACATCCCGGCGATAGACGCGTAGTTCATCGTCCCGGATTCGTTACCCCAAGACATGGTGGTCGAGTTTCTACTGTAAGCAAACTGAACGTTCTGCGTCGTATCCGGGTGACTGACGGCGGTCGCGCGGCCCCGGTCGTCGTAAGTCCAAGTTGCGATACGTGAGCCGTTCTCGTCAATGACACCGGTAAGCGCATTCTTGAAGCGTAAATCGTCGTAGACATACCGGCGAACATAGCCGTCGGGCCATGTCACGGATATCAGATTGCTATTCGCGTCATACCCATACTGTGTAAGGCCGCCACTTGGGTCGGTCATACGGTAGATGCGACCTTGCGTATCGTAGTCAAGCTTGATTGTGAGAAGGTCGTACTTTGGCATTGCACCGGCAGCGCGCTGATTGATCGCCGTGAGTCTTCCCGTGCCGTCGTAAACGAGCGTGCGTGTAAAGCCCGTATGGGTCGCCTCAGCCTGCAACACGCCTTGCCTGGAATAGGTTTCGACGGTATTGCTTGTCAGGTCCGTTAACGTCCAACCGCTGCCCGACTGCGCGAGCGCTAACCCGCTAAACGCGGAAGTCTTCCACTGTCCGCTCGTCAATTGGAAAGTCAGTGGCTGCCCACTTGCACGATACGCGACGATCTTCGGGGAGCTACCGCTCGCTCCGGTAACGTCAAGTTGACGCTGCCAGTTATTTAGCCACATCGGCCCCATCGCCGTCGCAGATTTGACGAAGGGGGAAGAAAGATAGCTTCGCGTAAAAGTCAGCGGCACTGCGTCGCCACTGCGGAAGTCACTTTCAATCAGGGTTACTTTGCCGTTGGCCGGATACACGGGATCGGCAACCGGACATGAATCGTCGGGATCGTCAGGCGTGGAACACCATTCGTCAATCAGTGCCATGTCGTTGCGGCATCCGTAGCTGCCCATGCCACCCGGCGTATTGCTTGCTACGTCAAGTCGGCACGAAGAAGTGCCCGGCGTCGCCCCCGACTTTGGATAAAGATCCCAGCAGCTTTCAGCATGAGCGCTGATGGCGGTTGATGACAGCGCTAGCGCAGCCAAAAGGCGCACGATATTGGCCCGCAGCCCGTTGGGCGTTTTCATTTGCCTCATAGATATCCCTTTTGCAATGCATCGTTGGCAATTCGTAATGCGCTCGACACTGCACCAGGTAGAGGCTGTCAATAAAATAGGACAACTCCCAAAATTGGATGTCTCTTTGGTAGATCGGAATGTTCGGCATTGCATTGGCGCGCAATTCCGCGTCATTGCCGCCCGATTCTGACCTCACCTAGGGGAGCACTGTTAAAAGTGACCATGCATGACGAAGGCGAGCATGCCGTGCGATCATCGTTGACCATGACACGACCAACGATTGACAGATTGAGGCAGGAGCAACAGCCATCGACGTTATTTCGAACGACGCTAACGCCGTTTCACGTGCGAAGCCGTGGGCAAGGAGTGGGGGACGCGGCGGTAGCGTAAGCCGTCGTTCAGAGTGGACACTTCGTAAGGGAGCTTCGAATCGCGATCTTTAACAGCCGCGAGA containing:
- a CDS encoding DUF6531 domain-containing protein, with the translated sequence MKTPNGLRANIVRLLAALALSSTAISAHAESCWDLYPKSGATPGTSSCRLDVASNTPGGMGSYGCRNDMALIDEWCSTPDDPDDSCPVADPVYPANGKVTLIESDFRSGDAVPLTFTRSYLSSPFVKSATAMGPMWLNNWQRQLDVTGASGSSPKIVAYRASGQPLTFQLTSGQWKTSAFSGLALAQSGSGWTLTDLTSNTVETYSRQGVLQAEATHTGFTRTLVYDGTGRLTAINQRAAGAMPKYDLLTIKLDYDTQGRIYRMTDPSGGLTQYGYDANSNLISVTWPDGYVRRYVYDDLRFKNALTGVIDENGSRIATWTYDDRGRATAVSHPDTTQNVQFAYSRNSTTMSWGNESGTMNYASIAGMLRLTGSTAADGNESRSLDANGNLLQKTAPDGTAAYSYDATGRPVRAAVTSANGTVITNVRYADATSLRPLLVASPGKMRAFVYDQSGNVTGYSEFDTTDSTGENGFDAISTGTKLTIGAIYDANNRMSEATVYLNGIKTEYWWYFPDETGNLMSAQEHISHFLISEIERDASNRLTVVSGNYREGRFTYDKRGRVIRFVYKEDTIPLTAGVKRILTVDYTYTPDGRVSSRTGTVAKNNEAAQTISNDEIDQWISNYEGGVEPVGPPAKLSGARSALKASSTTAINPVCPECYVFTRAKFAWKLFYRDFTVTPTGQPVRGDVPELQIAAQEQVPFPILIPEQNAQSKRAVLYAQLFSDGGDPDSGFVKCSYGRPASKRCRDVREKCIDKCTMQYLPTPAMNDGRNYHLCITQCLADNGC